The Coffea arabica cultivar ET-39 chromosome 8e, Coffea Arabica ET-39 HiFi, whole genome shotgun sequence genome window below encodes:
- the LOC113703393 gene encoding sugar carrier protein C-like: protein MAGGGIAPSKGKAYPGNMTCKVFVTCIVAAMGGLIFGYDIGISGGVISMPLFLKKFFPDVWRKEQGLSPSTNQYCTYNSETLTLFTSSLYFAALLASFVASSVTRACGRRVSMVIGGTLFLAGSAVNGFAQNVLMLIIGRLLLGFGIGFANQSVPVYLSEMAPYRYRGALNMVFQLSITIGILGANLLNYFMANLKYGWRISLGCAAVPGIIFIIGSLLLPDTPNSLIERGKREEAKIMLQKIRGIRDVDEEFDDLVIASEESKKVQHPWANIMKEKNRPQLTFAMLIPFFQQFTGINVIMFYAPVLFKTIGFGSTASLMSAVITGLVNCLSTLVSIAIVDRFGRRGLFLEGGSQMLIMQLAIAAAIGAKFGVSGNPGSLPKGYALAVVAMICVYVAGFAWSWGPLGWLVPSEIFPLEVRSAGQSINVSVNMIFTFVVAQIFPVMLCKLKFGLFLFFSFFVVIMTIFIYKFFPETKGVPIEEMAIVWSRHPYWRKFVPAPDNIDDDRKPGSGRIGIEIVKKEQDC from the exons ATGGCAGGTGGAGGAATTGCCCCATCCAAGGGGAAGGCTTATCCTGGAAATATGACATGTAAAGTCTTCGTGACTTGCATTGTTGCTGCAATGGGAGGCTTAATCTTCGGTTATGATATCGGCATTTCAG GTGGGGTTATATCGATGCCTCTTTTCTTAAAGAAATTCTTCCCGGACGTCTGGAGGAAGGAGCAAGGCCTGAGTCCCTCAACAAATCAGTACTGTACATACAACAGCGAAACGTTGACATTGTTTACATCTTCGCTGTATTTTGCTGCTCTCTTAGCATCTTTTGTAGCTTCCAGTGTTACTCGTGCATGTGGACGAAGAGTCTCCATGGTGATTGGCGGAACGCTTTTCCTAGCTGGTTCTGCTGTCAATGGATTTGCACAAAATGTCTTGATGCTCATTATTGGCAGGCTCCTTCTTGGTTTCGGTATTGGATTTGCTAATCAG TCTGTGCCCGTGTACCTCTCTGAGATGGCTCCATACAGATATCGTGGAGCTCTGAACATGGTGTTTCAATTGTCAATCACAATAGGTATCCTTGGGGCCAATCTATTGAACTATTTTATGGCAAATTTGAAGTATGGATGGCGTATAAGCTTGGGGTGTGCAGCTGTACCAGGCATTATTTTCATCATCGGATCCTTACTCCTTCCTGATACTCCCAACTCATTGATCGAGCGTGGCAAGCGCGAAGAAGCCAAAATAATGCTTCAGAAAATTCGTGGAATTCGGGATGTAGATGAGGAGTTCGATGACTTGGTTATTGCCAGTGAAGAATCCAAGAAAGTACAGCATCCGTGGGCAAATATTATGAAGGAAAAGAACAGACCCCAGTTAACATTTGCGATGCTTATCCCATTTTTTCAGCAATTCACTGGCATTAATGTGATTATGTTCTATGCACCAGTTCTGTTTAAGACTATTGGCTTTGGGAGTACTGCTTCGCTCATGTCTGCCGTTATAACTGGTTTAGTAAATTGTTTATCAACCTTGGTTTCAATAGCCATTGTCGATAGATTTGGAAGGAGAGGACTCTTCCTTGAGGGTGGATCACAAATGCTCATAATGCag CTGGCGATTGCTGCTGCAATTGGTGCTAAATTTGGGGTTAGTGGAAACCCGGGCAGTTTGCCAAAGGGTTACGCTTTAGCGGTGGTAGCAATGATTTGTGTTTATGTAGCTGGCTTTGCATGGTCTTGGGGGCCTCTTGGTTGGTTGGTGCCTAGTGAGATTTTCCCTCTCGAAGTACGGTCTGCAGGGCAAAGTATCAACGTATCAGTAAATATGATCTTCACGTTTGTGGTTGCTCAGATTTTCCCTGTGATGCTGTGCAAACTCAAGTTCGGATTGTTCCTGTTCTTCTCATTCTTTGTGGTGATAATGACCATTTTCATCTATAAGTTTTTCCCAGAAACCAAAGGAGTTCCCATTGAAGAGATGGCAATTGTTTGGAGTCGGCATCCATACTGGAGGAAGTTCGTCCCTGCACCTGACAATATTGATGATGATAGAAAGCCTGGCTCTGGACGAATTGGAATTGAGATTGTTAAGAAGGAACAAGATTGCTGA